The stretch of DNA tatggcccctcgagcctgctctgccattaaatatgatcatggctgatcttcgatctcaactccactttcccgcccgatccccatatcccttgattcccttagtgtccaaaaatctatcgatctcagtcttgaatatactcaacgactgagcctccacagcccgcaggggtagagaattccgaagattcacaatcctctgagtgaaagaaatcctcctcatctcagtcctaagtggccaacgtccttatcctgagactatgcccctagttctagactctacagctaggggaaacaacctctcagcatttaccctgtcatgccccctcagaatcttttatgtttcaattagatcacctctcattcttctaaactccagagaatataggcccattctactcaatctctcctcataggacaaccctctcatcccaggaatcaatctagtgaacttttgttgtactgcctccaagacaagtatatccttccttaaggaaggagaccaaaactgtacacagtactccaagtgaggtctcaccaaaaccctgtacaactgcagacttccttactcttgtactccaacccgcttgcaataaaggccaacatggcatttgccttcctaattgcttgctgtaaatgcatactaactttttgtgtttcttgtttgagcacacccaaatccctctgaacaccaacatttaatagtttctcaccatttaaaaaatattgtttttctattcttcctaccaaagtgaataacctcacatttccccacactatactccatctgccaccttcttgcccactcacttaacctgtctatacccctttgcagactctttgtgtcatagaatcatagaatggttacggcacagaaggaggccattcagcccatcgagcctgcaccggctctctgcaagagcaatccagccagtcccactcccccgctcttccccgtagccctgcaaatttttctccttcaggtacctatctaattcccttttgaaggccatgattgaatctgcctccaccatcccctcgagcagtgcattccagatcccaatcactcgctgtgttaaagattttcctcatgtcgcctttggttcttttacaatCACctaaaacctgtgtcctctggttcgcgaccttttcaccaatgggaacagtttttctttatttactttgtccagaccctccatgattttgaacacctcgatcaaatctcctctcaaccttctctaccttaaggagaacaagccctgcttttccagtctatccattcgattcaccaggacaccagtcccagcccggtttaagtggagcccgtcccaacggaacagctgcctctattccccagtactggtgccagtgccccgtgaatcgaaacccctgtctcccacatcactctgagtcacgcatttaactctctgatctgtttgacccaatgccaatttgcgtgtggctcaggtaggaatccagagattattacctttgaggttctgcttattaattttagtgtctcagcagaacctcattcttagttctgcctatgttgttggtccctacgtggaccacgagaATTgggtcctccccctcatgctccaagttcttctccagccacgaggagatgtccttaaccctggcatcgggcaggcaacacagccttcgggactctgggtcgcggctgcagagagcggtgtctatccccctgactatactatcccctaccactatcacattcctttttactccccccacttgaatggcctcctgtaccacggtgctgtgctcagtttgcccatcctccctacaGTCCTTGTTCTCATCCGTACAGGTAGCaaatacctcgtacctgttggacaaggtcaaaggctgagtctCCTCCATTactacatcctgggtccccatacctgcctgactcgcagtcacaccctcctgaccctgaccactgaatgaatctaaactactacctaaactaaggggtgtgactgcctcctagatcaaggtgtccagataactctccctctccctgatgcattgcaatgtctgcagctcggactccagctcaacaaccctgagctgaagttcctcgagttgcagacacttcctgcagacgtggttgctcgggatctcgctggtctccaccaactcccacacgctgcagttacgacaccaaCTGGCCATCCCTttgtaaccttgttttatttatttactgtaTTCGAGATATTAATCACtcgctattcttagttttattaactaagtaattatctactttaagttattgatttgaGCTGTTAATTTAACCcactgccctaacttagagagaaaaaactgtgatactcaccaaccaatcacctacctgctggtCTATGACGTCACTTACTAATTTTATTGTTTTTGATTTTACCGAATGTGAAACACGTCCGCACTGCCCTCCTCCCCCAACACTTAGATACCGGATAAACcgccctctacactgacccatcaaacactctcagggcaggtacagcacgggttagatacagagtaaagctccctctacactgtcccatcaaacactctcagggcaggtacagcacgggttagatacagagtaaagctccctctacactgtcccatcaaacactcccagggcaggtacagcacgggttagatacagagtaaagctccctctacactgtcccatcaaacactcccaggacaggaacagcacgggttagatacagagtaaagctccctctacactgtcccatcaaacagtcccagggcaggtacagcacgggttagatacagagtaaagctccctctacactgtcccatcaaacactcccaggacaggaacagcacgggttagatacagagtaaagctccctctacactgtcccatcaaacactcccaggacaggaacagcacgggttagatacagagtaaagctccctctacactgtcccatcaaacactcccagggcaggtacagcacgggttagatacagagtaaagctccctctacactgtcccatcaaacactcccagggcaggtacagcacgggttagatacagagtaaagctccctctacactgtcccatcaaacactcccagggcaggtacagcacgggttagatacagagtaaagctccctctgcactgtcccatcaaacactcccagggcaggtgcagcacgggttagatacagagtaaaactccctctacactgctcaATGGTCTGCCTGAACCCCCAGTGTCAGAAGTATGTGTGATTGTACCAGTGTGATATTTGCATTGTGCACAAGTTAGATTCTGAAATAATTAAGTGACAGATTGGGGGGTAGATACCCTCCCATCTCCTTCTCACCGGTGTTAAATGGCATGGTATTGGGATTGAAGAGGGTTTGTTCTCTGATGATGGCTACAGCTGTTGTCTAGAGCCCAATAAAGTTGTGTGAAAGTTTTACTGCACAATCTATAGATTTAAAGCAGGAACACACTCTCCAGCTGTGCTCGATGTTGGTAAAGCTTGGGGTTGGTTTGATTGTAATCTGGGAGGGGGATAAGTTGTTTTCGGGTGTAAACAATCCTGAGAGCCAGAGAACATCCATCGGGAAAAGACTTTCCAAAGCCACTCGTAGATGAGTGAGGCGGAGAGCATGCTGGGAAAGATCCCCGGGCTGACCTCGTTTCAAACCCACGAAATCGACACACAAGATCTGACCTTACTACTTGGTTTTCTTTGCCTTAGGTAAACGAACGGATATTTTACAGGAACAAGAGGTCAGTATCATCCCGACAGCTATCTGTAACCAAGGCGACTGGTACAATGGCTCGCTATCTGACCAAGTCTTGTGTGCTGGATTTAAATGGGCTGGACCGGACAGATGTCAGGTATGCACCGAACACATAGAAACGAGACTTGTGAGTGTTTTGGGGAAACTGGGTGGGGTTCACACAGGCCTTATACCGTTGGGACCTGggctcaaatccagcccagatggAGAGAATAGTCCTCTCTCTAATGGAAGAGTTGGGTGGGACAGACACTGGCCTTCCAATCACTCTCCCTCTGTTTTATTGCAGACAGATAGCGGAGGCCCGCTGGTCTGTAAAGTGCTCGGAGGAGGGAGATTCTATCAACTCGGAATCACCAACTGGGGCTTGGGCTGTGGTGTCAAGGACCACCCAGGTATCTACACATCTGTCCGCAAATACATCGAATGGATCCAATGGAAGACATCGAAGATTGGCCAAATGCAAATGGCGGCCGACGGGGCTCGCAAGGCGTCGCCATCAAACAAGGAAAACTGCGGCATCCGTTCACAAGTTTCTGGCTTTCTCACTGCGGTCGGTCTGGTGTCTCTCTTTATCTAGACACCCGTCTGATCTGCACACAGTCTATGAACAGGTCTACAGAGATGTCTTTTGTTGTCTGGTTTCCTTGATGATAGCCTCTATGTCAATAAAGTTTTAAAGAAATGAAACTGTGCAATTTATTTGTTCAGGTCTCATGTTATTTGTTCAAACTGATGGATCATGAGACAAGCTCAAGGGGAGGTTAATTGGCGCTTGTAAATCTCTCCATTTGTTTCATTCACTGTGTATGATGGTGTCCACAtaggtgacacagtaaatagtgtagatgggagcagaaagttgcaaagggacattgagagatcaattgagtgggcaaaactgtggcagatggagttcaatgtggggaagtgtgaggtcatcgactttggaccaagaaagataaatcagagtattttctaaacggTGAGAAgttcggaactgtggaggagccgagagatttatggatccaagtacagaaatcactaaaagccagtggataagtacaaaaaataattgaaaggttaatggaatgttggcctttatctcaagagggctggaatataaaggggtggaagtgatgttccagctgttcagagctctggtcagaccccatctggagactgggttcagttttgggcaccgcacctcaggaaggagatattggccttggagggggtgcagcgcagattcaccagaatgataccggggctaaaagggttaaattacgaggacaggttgcatagactaggcttgtattccctcgagtatagaagattgaggggtgatctgattgaggggtttaagatgattaaaggagttgatagggtcgatagaaactatttcctctggtgggagagtccagaacaagggggcataaccttaaaattagagccaggccgttcaggggtgatgtcaggaagcacttcttcacacaaaggggagtggaaatctggaactctctcccccaaaaaactgggggtcaattgaaaatttcaaaactgagattgatatttTGTTAGGTAAAGTATTAAGAgacacagaaccaaggcgggtaaatggagttaagatacagattagccatgatctaattgactggcggaacagactcgaggggctgaatggcctcctcctgttcccacatctgtgTTCATTCTGGTTGGGGGGCAGTCCATACCAGCTGAGTGCACAGACAATACTCGGTTACAGTATGATTCTCTCCCATTCGATGGACAAGGCTGGCCATTGAATGAGGGGCgatgggagaggaaggtggaggggccTGTGGAACGTACCCCAGTCCTGCCttcagtagaggaggaggagggggaggacgaggaggaggaggacgaggaggaggacgaggagggagcAGAGAGGACTTGAGGAAATatagggggggtggggaaggaaaacCTGGGAAGATGTGGGATATGGACAAACCCAATAAGTTCAGGATGAAATCTTGGGAACAGGTGGGATTCCGGGGGTGGGAAACGGACCTTCAGCCAGGAGTgactgagacactgagacaccaaGCTTGGCCAATCACCCAATATCCAAGAAGTCTGTGCTTTCTTCTTGGATCACTCCAAGATACGGAGAGGGGGGGAATTCCGCCAGTTTCTTCCACTCGTAAACCAATTCTCCAACGAGACAGATATTTAATTATTACAGCTCGAGTGTACAAAACAATCAATcagtcatatagaatcatagaagttacaacatggaaacaggcccttcggcccaacatgtccatgtcgcccagtttataccacgaagctagtcccaattgcctgcacttggcccatatccctctatacccatcttacccatgtaactgtcgttAATTAGTGCGGTTAATTCACCCTTCAAACATATGAAGCTTTGCTGATCACAACAATATAATCACTGGCGGTTAATTTTACAAACAGTTTCCCTTTTAGAGGCCATCAAACTCATTAACAAACTCTCCTGGCAATCCAGTGCTAAAATATCACACCCTCTGGTTTGTAGAAGGTGGAGGGATGTCTAATtgagtttaaaatgataaaaaggatttgacagggcagatggagagaaactattccctctggtgggagaatccagaacaagggggcacaatcttaaaattagagctaggccgttcaggagagaaatcaggaagcaatttttcacataaagggtgatggaaatctggaactctcccccccccaaaaggcagtggatgctgggggccaattggagctttcaggacagcaattgatagatttttgttgggtgagggtatcggaggatatggagcaaaggcgggtaaatggagttgtggtacagatcagccatgatctaataggatgacagaacaggctcgaggggctgaatggcctcctcctgttcctataatcttCTCCTCCATCCACTGAAAAAGAATCAGGAGTGCTCTTGTTAATGCAGAAGAACATCAAGGTTAGAAGAAACAGGGAAGATGAGGCAAAGCAGTGTTTAGGTGACACCAacgttgggttttaaaagcctgtagactgCACACCGACTGCACCTCAGATGCCATTTGGCAGGACTCTGCCAGTGCTGCCCTGAGAGAGACATtcccctcccgtctcccccctccccagagaGGCTCAGCATGAGGTCAGCGTGTCCTTTAAGGTTGAGGAGAAGTGGTCATCAGTCTCTAGGTAGCGTTTGTTAGGCTGTATTTTGCCCTCCTTCCTGCTTCCAGTCTAAGTCTGAAAACAGCACTGGGGCCGCGGGCTGCACCTGGGCTTCACACAGGGTTCGAGAGCTGGGTCAACTCCCCTCTCCGTTTGGCTCTCCCCAAACTTCATTCCCAACTCAAACTTGACCTTTTCGTTGCCAATCTGCTCCATTATCTGGCTGTAATTGGGTATGTCGGAGCTGCTGAGGTGGTAGTTCTCGGAAGGATCTGCATCTAAATCAAAGAGCAGCGGAGGGTTGTGAGCAGTGAGCAGGGTGTCCCAGTGACAGTCACGGTCCGGGGTGGTGTCACTGTGGGTGGAGCCTGGTAGGGGGAGGAATGAAAATACCAGTGAAAACTTGCCTTCAGTTACTGAAAtagatgccttggaaggccagtccCACCCCGTTATAAACACTAACGCCAGCCTGTGTCACTCTATGTCCCTCGCATACACGGTTATAGAGGGACAAACAGCATgcagcctctctctccctcaccgggtctcacactctctctccctcacacggtctcacactctctctccctcacacggtctcacactctctctccctcacacggtctcacactctctctccctcacacggtctcacactctctctccctcacacggtctcacactctctctccctcacagggtctcacactctctctccctcacacggtctcacactctctctccctcacacggtctcacactctctctccctcacagggtctcacactctctctccctcacagggtctcacactctctccctcacacggtctcacactctctctccctcaccgggtctcacactctctctccctcaccgggtctcacactctctctccctcacacggtctcacactctctctccctcacacggtctcacactctctctccctcacacggtctcacactctctctccctcacatggtctcacactctctctccctcacagtgcctctctcattccctcagtgtttctctctctctctcactcctgcagTGTGCCACACAtactcactccctcacagtctctcttcctctcactccctcagtgtttctctcacactccctcagtgtctctccctcacagtgtttctctctctctctctccctcacagtgtctctctttctctctctctcactcccttacagtgtttctctctctccctctcactccctcacagtgcctctctctctctctctctctctcactccctcagtgtctctctctctctcattccctcagtgtctctctctctcactccctcacactgtctcactctttcacttcctcacactgtctgtctctctcactccctcactctcactctccctctcactcactcactctctctcaatccctccctcactctctctctccctcacaggtGAGCACATTCAACTGCCCCAGTTTGTATCACATACAACCAGTCCTGTGTTAGCCTCTGACTCTCTGACACACAGTGACTggtaagtgaatctgtgctgacaCAGTCACCTGCTGCCTTACCTTGGGTGAAGTAATGGGCCTTATACTGCCTGTAGCGAACAGCGAAAACTCCCAGCTTCTTGCTGGGGACAACCGGATAATAAAACATGGTCTCCCGCTTGCTCTGCAAAACATGAATGGACACAAGAGGATGTTGGCGAGAGAGGGCACCAGCCAGAAACGGGAAGTAATCCCATTTACTCAGTCCCCAAGTTGTGGGTCACGGTTCCTTTGAACGTCAGGGCCAGAGCTGCCTCTGTGCTGGAGATTGGCTGCAGGTCTGGCTGCAGCAGCTGGCACAGCTCTGTAATTGTCTTCCTGATGACCCAGAGCTGCAGAGGCAGCTCCACTGGCCATTGCCACGTGGGTGATCGTGGGAAGCTATGGCAGTCAGTGCTTTAATGGCGGCTCCGTCGTCCAGCTGTTGATCTCCCCGGCATGTTCACTTTGGCCTTTTGCATGAAGTCCTGTAATGGGGCCGACGAAAGCTGTCACTATACTTTGCAAAAAAAGACAAGGCACCGTCAGAGCTGCCTTTacatttcctctccttattcatCGTCCCAAAATATTTCACCTCccatttctctgtattaaatatcatctgacgtgtctctgtcctcctgaagtcactcACAGTCCTGCTCAGTTAATCACACTCCTTAATTTTTCTgccatctgcaaatgttgatatTGTGCCCCCCATACtcaagaggtagggaggggggtagggggaagggagagaggtggggagggaggtagagaggggggtagagagggaggtggggggagagagggaggtaggggggagggagggatggagagagggaggtagggcgggaggaggggagggagggaggtggggagggaggtggggagggagggagggggtagggagggggtagggggagggagggaggtagggagggggtaggggggagggaaggatggagagagggaggtggggagaggtggggagggaggtggggacggaggaggggagggagagaggtggggagggagagaggtggggagggagagaggtggggagggaggtaggaggggagggaggtggggagggagggagatggggagagaggtggggagggaggtaggggagggaggtaggggagggaggtaggggagggaggtaggggagggaggtaggggagggaggtaggggagggaggtaggggagggaggtaggggagggaggtaggggagggagggaggaggggagggaggtgggggggaggtagggagagaggtggggacAGAGGTGGGGGGgacggaggtggggggagggaggtagatATGAGATGAGAGGACCCACACCTTGCCATTATTGAAGAGGACGTCCCCCATGTCATATCCGTCTAGTTGGACTTGAGGGAGCTGAGCTCCCGAGAGACTGGCAATTGTTGGTAAGAGGTCCAAAGTACTGGCCAGCTCATGGGTCACACCTGAAAACAGAGCAAAAATACCCGTTATTATCTGAGAGGTGACGGGCAATGTATCATTTCTGACGGCGCTGTTGCTGTAGAAATGTTCAAcacactcccaccctccccgtttAAAACAATCTCGATAATATCTACACTCAAAGTGAGCAGAAAGGGATTTAGTGCAGGTGTGTTTGTTTGTAGAGGAACACGGCCggggaaaataaataaaaacagatgtTTCAAAAGAACCGAAGataaaattaaggggtgatctgatcgaggtgtttaaaataataaaacaaattgatagggtggatagagagaaactattccctctagttggggggagtccagaacaaggggacgtaaccttaaaattagagccaggccgttcggggtgatgtcaggaagcatttcttcataaAAGGgagttggaaatctggaactctctcccccaagagaggctgtggatgctgggggtcgattgaaattgaaatcaatagatttttgttgggtgagggcacCAAGGATTATGGAGCAAGgtggggtaaatggggttgaggtacagatcagcctctGACCGAGTATCAGTGCTTTGGTCAAAGGTTTGCCAACCGGCCCACTCAACAGTTGAGTGGGATCCCGATTGGGCTGTGATTTTAATGGGCTCTGGCCTGCTTTTACCAGCAAAATTACACGTTCCAGCTTGCAGCTCGACAAACATTTTAGCAACCGGGCGGCTAAGGGTCACAAACCTGGTGCGATTTTGCCGGGCCAGGAGGCGACTGCCGGCTCCCTCATTCCTCCTTCGTATGTGGTGCCTTTGCCGCACTTCAGCAGCCCCGCATTCCCACCACGTGATCTCCGCATCAGCTCAGGGCTCAACACGACACAAAGTCAGTTACAGATGGAGTCTCACCTGCTacaataactaattaaataggacGCCCCGGTTCAGGGGAACTCGGGGCTATCACAGTTTTTGCAGTTGCTGTCAGGTaaacacagcacgggttagatacagagtaaagctccctctacactgtcccatcaaacactcccagggcaggtacagggttagatacagagtaaagctccctccacactgtcccatcaaacacgttcagggcaggtacagggttagatacagagtaaagctccctctacactgtcccatcaaacacgttcagggcaggtacagggttagatacagagtaaagctccctccacactgtcccatcaaacacgttcagggcaggtacagggttagatacagagtaaagctccctccacactgtcccatcaaacacgttcagggcaggtacagggttagatacagagtaaagctccctctacactgtcccatcaaacacgttcagggcaggtacagggttagatacagagtaaagctccctccacactgtcccatcaaacacgttcagggcaggtacagggttagatacagagtaaagctccctctacactgtcccatcaaacactcccagggcaggtacagggttagatacagagtaaagctccctctacactgtcccatcaaacactcccagggcaggtacagcacgggttagatacagagtaaagctccctctacactgtcccatcaaacactcccagggcaggtacagcacgggttagatacagagtgaagctccctccacactgtcccaccaggtggggggcgggggaggaattTACATCGGTGGATTTCTAACACATGGAGTGAGCCTTTGTCTGAGTGGTAGAATtcctgcctctaagtcagaaggtgagGGTTCGAACCCTTTAAAACTTTCATATCCGAACAAATCTCAGTCACAGATAACGAACAGAATCCGTATATCACGGTATCTCTAATGCAACATACCCGTTGTCACTGGTGAAGAAGACTAGAGTGTTATTCTCCACTCCGGCGTCTTGTAAAGCCTTCATTATCACCCCCACTGAACCATCGAATTCCATCAGTGCGTCCCCCACAGGGCCCCTCTTGGACTTCCCTGTGAAATCCACACTAGCAAACTGTGGATAGTGGGTGTGCTGCAAACACAGGGACAGAACAT from Heptranchias perlo isolate sHepPer1 chromosome 24, sHepPer1.hap1, whole genome shotgun sequence encodes:
- the arsa gene encoding arylsulfatase A, translated to MAPLCPLLLAALSLGLGLGLAAAASPGVVLLLADDLGYGDLGCFGHPSSRTPNLDRLAAAGRRFSDFYSAASVCSPSRAALLTGRYATRSGVYPGVFYPGSRGGLPLNETTVAELLKRRGYVTAMLGKWHLGYGPNGSYLPIHQGFDEFLGVPYSHDQGPCQNLTCFPPDTKCYGKCDQGVVLLPLLKNNKIIQQPVDFPSLTPMYDRFARDFILRAAKQHRPFLLYYASHHTHYPQFASVDFTGKSKRGPVGDALMEFDGSVGVIMKALQDAGVENNTLVFFTSDNGPELMRRSRGGNAGLLKCGKGTTYEGGMREPAVASWPGKIAPGVTHELASTLDLLPTIASLSGAQLPQVQLDGYDMGDVLFNNGKSKRETMFYYPVVPSKKLGVFAVRYRQYKAHYFTQGSTHSDTTPDRDCHWDTLLTAHNPPLLFDLDADPSENYHLSSSDIPNYSQIMEQIGNEKVKFELGMKFGESQTERGVDPALEPCVKPRCSPRPQCCFQT